In the Trichoderma atroviride chromosome 4, complete sequence genome, GGCATCTGGATGTACTTGCCCTTCCACGCCAGAGGATGCCTCTGTCCCCAGCCCTTTTGCAATATCTCTTTGATGTCATCCGGGTGGAGACTCATGTGCATCGAGTGATCCGAGTCGTGGACGTGGCAAATCTCGCCCTGGCAGTTGGTCTGCAGAGGATGCCTCGCGAAGAGGGCCAGGCCATGCTTTTCCAGACACGAACGCTCGGTGCCGAATTTGGTGGGGTTCTGCGCGCTCAGCCTTTCCATGGCTCGGCGGAGGGCAACGTAGCATCGCCGGGAGCCATGCTGGTCGAGTTGGCGTTGAGGAGCGATGCCAGCAACGACGGGGCGAGGGCCGGCGCGATAGGGAAGCACCTGGGCACTCAGAACGCCTGCTTTAGGAAGACGATTCGGATCTGGTTCGGGGGCTGTGAAGGGATCGCGGAGAGAGAGCATGCGTAGGCAGGTGATGCGGATATAGCCTTGGATAGTGGCCGGCGTGCCTCCCGGCCCAAGGCTCAGGAAGTTGTTGTAATCGTTGTGGATGAGAAGTGCGACAGGGACGATGCTGACGACTGCCTCGGCCAGGAATGAATCCAAGAAGTGAATTGCGAGTACAATTCCCAAGGTAAGGACACATATAGAAGGGCCGCCCAGCGTAACTGAGACGGGCGTCTGGCGGACGATGCAGGAAGCCttcaacagctccagctctgaGGGTTGTTCTGAGGGCTCCTCATCGAGCTCCGGGACCAGAGACAAGGAGGTGATTGTCTCGGTTGGAGCAATTGATACTGACATGACGACAGGGCAgcgatggagagaagaggaggcagaTATCTGGTGCAAGGAGGAGTTTAACCACGGGAGCCCATGAGTGAGGTCAGGCACTGATACAAGGGAAGCCCGCAGTTGTAGTATACGGAACCGGTGCGAGGCGGAGGGGTCTGGGGTTTAAGCCATGTGAGGAGTCGCAGACAACATATATGGCCCACGAGGAGCTGGAAAGCAGGGTCTGAGGCCAGGGGGGATGTCCGGCGGTCGGCGTTAGAAGCTAGATACGCAGTGGCTGATGATGGTCGGTTTGCATTCAATGGGTCTCAGGGCATTGGAGAGGAGATCTCGGCCGGAAAAGCAGACGTCAGGACGATGGGGAGTGCTAGCCCCATGAGTAGCAGATGCATGCAATTACAATAGCCAAGGGTAGAAGGGGTACTGTTGTGGCCGTGGCTGGGATGCAGCGAGGGCTTCTGTGTCACATCACGTTGCGCAAGGATCGGAATTGAAGTTTAAGTCAAGCTTGGGGCTGGCGCCGTCTTCGCTGATCCAGCGGATCACGAGGCAGATGA is a window encoding:
- a CDS encoding uncharacterized protein (EggNog:ENOG41), whose product is MSVSIAPTETITSLSLVPELDEEPSEQPSELELLKASCIVRQTPVSVTLGGPSICVLTLGIVLAIHFLDSFLAEAVVSIVPVALLIHNDYNNFLSLGPGGTPATIQGYIRITCLRMLSLRDPFTAPEPDPNRLPKAGVLSAQVLPYRAGPRPVVAGIAPQRQLDQHGSRRCYVALRRAMERLSAQNPTKFGTERSCLEKHGLALFARHPLQTNCQGEICHVHDSDHSMHMSLHPDDIKEILQKGWGQRHPLAWKGKYIQMPVAQEFVMVYAPRDDMELDIVCKIISAAIWYTLAEDVKMSLK